A window of Syntrophorhabdaceae bacterium genomic DNA:
GTGAAGATCGATGAGGCCGCCAGGAAACGTGTCGTAGAAGCGATCGTCCGCTGCATATGCAGGCCGTGACAGCGCCTTAAGGAGGCCGATGACAGGCAACCTCGATTATTTTGCCGCCCGCCTTCATGGCAGGCGCAGTTCAATGGCTGAAGGGGGCAGACTCGACGCCCTTTCCCGCATCCGGAACCTTCAGGAATTTATGCGCGCCATCTTTCCCGAGCGGGATTTTCGGGAGACCATAGATTTTCAACGTCAACTGATTGAGGAGCTTGCCGGCGAATTCTCGGCATTTCCCGGCCATCTGGACAGGGCCCAGAGGTATTTGATCGACTGGATGCCCGCCCGCCTTGAGGCCGAAAATATAAAAGTGCTCCTCAGGGCATCCATCACAAAGACTCCCGTGGAAGAGGTGACGAGCCATCTCGCTTCCCTGCCGGGGCAGACCGTGCCTGTAATTGAATCCCTCGTGAAGGCGGCATCGCTCAGTGATTTCGCGACGCTGCTTCCCATCGGGCCGCTGCGCAAAGGCCTCGAGAGGGCGATCAGAGACTATGGAGAAGAAGCGCGGCCTTTCTTCCTGGAGGCCGCCCTGGACAGCAGCTATCTGCAAGAGCTTGTCACGCGATTCAAGCTCCTTTCCGGCGGGGATCGACAGCAGACGGAAGCGGTGATGTGCCAGGAGGCGGACATCTTTCATCTTATGCTCGTCCTGCGCGGAAAGTTTAACTACGGTCTGACAGCGGACCAGTTGCTGCCCTTTCATATCCCGGGGACCAGGATACCCCGTGCAACCCTGGCCGCCATGCTCAATGACCACGACCCATGGGTCGCGGTTGGCCGCACGCTGATGCGCGCGATCGACCCCTTGCCCCTGGAGGGTGGACCCGGCGAGTCATCTTCAGCCATTCAGATACCCCTTCTGGAGAATCTGGCATGGCGGCGCTATTACCGGCTCGGA
This region includes:
- a CDS encoding V-type ATPase subunit, with protein sequence MTGNLDYFAARLHGRRSSMAEGGRLDALSRIRNLQEFMRAIFPERDFRETIDFQRQLIEELAGEFSAFPGHLDRAQRYLIDWMPARLEAENIKVLLRASITKTPVEEVTSHLASLPGQTVPVIESLVKAASLSDFATLLPIGPLRKGLERAIRDYGEEARPFFLEAALDSSYLQELVTRFKLLSGGDRQQTEAVMCQEADIFHLMLVLRGKFNYGLTADQLLPFHIPGTRIPRATLAAMLNDHDPWVAVGRTLMRAIDPLPLEGGPGESSSAIQIPLLENLAWRRYYRLGNTAFRRSHMGFGVVVGYVALRRLEVANLITISEGIRKGIAEDVIRARMIPRLDMEVSRV